The following coding sequences are from one Parafrankia irregularis window:
- a CDS encoding Rieske 2Fe-2S domain-containing protein, whose amino-acid sequence MTLSSEAGANRSGLTGTYELSAELTTSAADLTGLPMPLRPDTLYDQSRRTLVRRERGPRFPFPVPNGWFVVARADEIEPGRTKTLFYFGKDLVLFRGTDGTPYLFDAYCPHLGAHLGVGGKVVDGSLQCPFHGWRFDGASGACVEVPYDDNPYIPKTAAARSYPVVERNKMIWAWHHLEGKEPFYEVPEVPEIHDPDWLPIVVKDITVATCCQEMAENNVDTPHFLYVHGMQAVPEEEFHIDGHYKRSVGMDGNFVREGFGLGLGVLRVKGYTTFISSTTPIDEENVHVRWIFTSPRSLGEDAAEAAADSFTAGVSQDLPIWENKIFKDPPVLRPSERAVTEQRRWCQQFYSWPEGDRRLR is encoded by the coding sequence ATGACGCTCTCCAGCGAGGCCGGGGCCAACCGATCCGGCCTGACCGGTACCTACGAGCTCTCCGCGGAGCTCACGACGTCCGCGGCGGACCTGACCGGCCTACCGATGCCGCTGCGGCCGGACACTCTTTATGACCAGTCCCGGCGCACCCTGGTTCGCCGGGAGCGCGGGCCGCGTTTCCCGTTCCCCGTCCCCAACGGCTGGTTCGTCGTCGCCCGGGCCGACGAGATCGAGCCGGGCCGGACGAAGACACTGTTCTACTTCGGCAAGGACCTGGTGCTTTTCCGCGGCACCGACGGCACGCCGTATCTGTTCGACGCCTACTGCCCGCATCTGGGCGCGCACCTCGGTGTCGGCGGCAAGGTCGTCGACGGCAGCCTGCAGTGCCCGTTCCACGGCTGGCGATTCGACGGTGCGAGCGGTGCGTGTGTCGAGGTGCCCTATGACGACAACCCCTACATCCCGAAGACGGCCGCCGCGCGCTCCTACCCGGTGGTCGAACGCAACAAGATGATCTGGGCCTGGCACCACCTGGAGGGTAAGGAGCCCTTCTACGAGGTGCCCGAGGTGCCGGAGATCCACGACCCGGACTGGCTGCCGATCGTCGTCAAGGACATCACTGTCGCGACCTGCTGCCAGGAGATGGCCGAGAACAACGTCGACACCCCGCACTTCCTGTACGTGCACGGCATGCAGGCGGTTCCGGAGGAGGAGTTCCACATCGACGGGCACTACAAGCGCTCGGTCGGGATGGATGGCAACTTCGTACGCGAGGGCTTCGGACTCGGCCTCGGTGTTCTGCGCGTGAAGGGCTACACGACGTTCATCTCCTCGACCACCCCGATCGATGAGGAGAACGTGCACGTCCGATGGATCTTCACCTCGCCGCGATCGCTCGGCGAGGACGCCGCCGAAGCGGCGGCGGACAGCTTCACCGCCGGCGTCAGCCAGGACCTGCCGATCTGGGAAAACAAGATCTTCAAGGATCCGCCGGTGCTCCGCCCCTCCGAACGGGCCGTCACCGAGCAGCGCCGCTGGTGCCAGCAGTTCTATTCCTGGCCCGAAGGCGACCGCCGGCTCCGTTGA
- a CDS encoding amidohydrolase family protein gives MLYSPPANRSYTSAAVDPAASVDPKFPSASAAERLAWMDRVGIDAALVNPGVYASLPRYLDGDRSQLVRLLNDFLADRLSGHTDRLMPVTMLNWNDLDGAVVELARMRARGSRAFWARAEPVNGMSPAHPDWDRVWSAATDLGMIAVLHIGNAPTAFSGWGNAGWTESGVGVGGFFRYANCMNHQAAELFITAMLYGGALGRHPNLTILTEELQVGWLPFLLTRCEGLGSAGRWPFDRSPVEMLRHHVRASPLIGVGDRDVLGRWMPQLPGMLVFSSDYPHGEGNADPIDLYGPALGELDEATRRSFLGGNIADCFARMGDPLPGT, from the coding sequence CTGCTGTACAGTCCGCCAGCGAACCGTTCGTATACGTCCGCAGCGGTTGATCCGGCCGCGTCGGTCGACCCGAAGTTCCCGTCCGCGAGTGCCGCGGAACGGCTCGCCTGGATGGACCGGGTTGGGATCGACGCGGCGCTTGTCAACCCGGGTGTCTACGCCAGCCTCCCCAGATACCTGGACGGTGACCGGTCCCAGCTGGTGCGCCTGCTCAACGACTTTCTCGCTGACCGGCTCTCCGGCCACACCGACCGGCTCATGCCGGTAACAATGCTGAACTGGAACGACCTCGACGGTGCCGTCGTCGAGCTGGCCCGGATGCGCGCACGGGGCAGCAGGGCGTTCTGGGCACGCGCCGAGCCGGTGAACGGGATGTCGCCGGCCCATCCGGACTGGGACCGGGTCTGGTCAGCGGCGACGGATCTCGGAATGATCGCCGTTCTCCATATCGGCAACGCCCCGACCGCCTTCTCCGGGTGGGGGAACGCGGGCTGGACGGAAAGCGGTGTCGGTGTCGGAGGGTTCTTCCGCTACGCCAACTGCATGAACCACCAGGCCGCGGAGCTGTTCATCACCGCGATGCTGTACGGCGGGGCGCTCGGCCGCCACCCGAACCTCACCATACTGACGGAGGAGTTGCAGGTCGGCTGGCTTCCGTTCCTGCTCACTCGGTGTGAGGGCCTCGGCTCCGCCGGCCGGTGGCCGTTCGACCGCTCGCCCGTCGAGATGCTCCGCCACCACGTCCGCGCCTCGCCTCTCATCGGCGTCGGTGACCGTGATGTACTCGGCCGCTGGATGCCGCAGCTACCCGGCATGCTCGTCTTCTCGTCGGACTACCCGCACGGCGAGGGCAACGCCGACCCGATCGACCTGTACGGCCCGGCCCTGGGCGAACTGGATGAGGCGACCCGCCGGTCTTTCCTCGGCGGCAACATCGCCGACTGTTTCGCCCGGATGGGCGACCCGCTACCCGGCACCTGA
- a CDS encoding TetR family transcriptional regulator, with protein MRREGGGATLSGSDQGLMTSGQGVTTEAAAPGTTFAPRKSLRALKKERSVEHVARVAVALVRERGLAAVRVEDICARAEIGRSTFFRYFDSKESCFVTGAHQGHLQNALAAIRARPPEEGPFTALCNAFLVAQEGWEAQRDIAVLDGQLRAEFPAVLAHASARYVDWETTIAREIAPRFATPDVDLFRSRIVVGSVLCALRLGTDRWLAAGANRSPVEDLRAAFAVIQQDCSYLDEN; from the coding sequence ATGAGACGTGAGGGTGGAGGTGCCACGCTGAGCGGCAGCGATCAGGGGCTCATGACGAGCGGGCAGGGCGTGACGACCGAGGCGGCGGCCCCGGGAACGACGTTCGCGCCGAGGAAATCGCTGCGCGCCCTGAAGAAGGAACGCTCCGTCGAGCACGTCGCCCGGGTGGCGGTTGCCCTCGTCAGGGAGCGCGGCCTCGCGGCGGTCCGGGTCGAGGACATCTGCGCGCGGGCAGAGATCGGCCGGTCGACCTTCTTCCGCTATTTCGACTCGAAGGAGAGCTGCTTCGTCACCGGCGCACACCAGGGGCACCTTCAGAACGCGCTGGCTGCGATCAGGGCGCGCCCGCCGGAGGAGGGGCCTTTCACCGCGCTGTGTAACGCCTTCCTGGTGGCGCAGGAGGGCTGGGAGGCGCAGCGCGACATCGCGGTTCTCGACGGCCAGCTGCGCGCGGAGTTCCCTGCGGTGCTGGCACATGCCAGCGCCAGATATGTGGACTGGGAGACCACCATCGCGCGGGAGATCGCGCCGCGTTTCGCCACGCCGGACGTCGATCTCTTCCGCTCGCGCATCGTGGTCGGGAGCGTGCTGTGCGCCCTCCGGCTGGGCACCGACAGATGGCTGGCCGCGGGAGCCAACCGTTCTCCCGTGGAAGACCTGCGGGCGGCCTTCGCTGTCATCCAGCAGGACTGTTCGTATCTGGATGAGAATTGA
- a CDS encoding indolepyruvate ferredoxin oxidoreductase subunit alpha: MPFVITSACIDVKDGACLDGGCPADCIYTGGRKMYINPDECTECGACALRCPVGAAMLDEMVPEEEQEFIRSEELFFSETLPGRDEPIGDDPGGAAKVGKIDADSEFVANFKK, encoded by the coding sequence ATGCCATTTGTGATCACCTCCGCGTGCATCGACGTCAAGGATGGCGCCTGCCTCGACGGCGGATGCCCCGCCGACTGCATCTACACCGGCGGGCGCAAGATGTACATCAACCCCGACGAATGCACCGAGTGTGGGGCGTGCGCGCTGCGGTGTCCGGTCGGAGCGGCAATGCTCGACGAGATGGTGCCCGAGGAGGAGCAGGAGTTCATCAGGAGCGAGGAGCTCTTCTTCTCCGAGACCCTGCCCGGGCGTGACGAGCCGATCGGTGACGACCCGGGCGGCGCGGCCAAGGTCGGAAAGATCGACGCCGACTCGGAATTCGTCGCCAACTTCAAGAAGTGA
- the bluB gene encoding 5,6-dimethylbenzimidazole synthase: protein MMSSFSMWSDQPSDPTPDPTTDPSLDPSPALDGPGPSRTPPAVPPVAAGLYEVVRQRRDVRGQFTGEPMPPGALHRILGAAHSAPSVGLTQPWDFILVEDQETRSAMHAHVSEERGCFAATLTGDRAERFAPIKIDGVLESTLSVVVTYDQDRGAPAVLGRNTIADAGLYSVCLAIENLWLAATAEGLGVGWVSFYREQFVRDLLGIPERVRPVAWLCVGPVSHLETTPDLERHGWAARRPLDVVIRHERW, encoded by the coding sequence GTGATGTCGTCGTTTTCGATGTGGTCCGATCAGCCGTCGGATCCGACGCCTGATCCGACGACGGATCCATCGCTGGATCCGTCGCCGGCCCTGGATGGGCCGGGGCCTTCCCGTACCCCGCCCGCCGTTCCGCCCGTTGCGGCCGGCCTTTATGAGGTCGTCCGGCAGCGGCGGGACGTCCGCGGGCAGTTCACCGGTGAGCCGATGCCGCCGGGCGCGCTGCACCGCATCCTCGGCGCGGCGCACAGCGCGCCCAGCGTGGGGCTCACCCAACCGTGGGATTTCATCCTGGTCGAGGACCAGGAGACCAGGTCTGCCATGCATGCGCACGTCAGCGAGGAGCGCGGGTGTTTCGCCGCGACGCTCACCGGCGACCGTGCGGAGCGGTTCGCGCCGATCAAGATTGACGGAGTGCTGGAGTCGACCCTCTCCGTGGTCGTGACGTATGACCAGGACCGCGGGGCACCGGCGGTACTCGGCCGCAACACGATCGCGGACGCCGGCCTGTACTCGGTGTGCCTGGCGATCGAGAACCTGTGGCTGGCCGCGACCGCGGAGGGCCTCGGGGTCGGCTGGGTCTCGTTCTATCGGGAGCAGTTCGTGCGCGACCTGCTCGGCATACCCGAGCGGGTGCGCCCGGTGGCCTGGCTGTGCGTCGGTCCTGTGAGCCACCTGGAGACCACACCCGACCTGGAACGGCACGGATGGGCGGCCCGCCGTCCGCTGGATGTCGTGATCCGCCACGAGCGCTGGTAG
- a CDS encoding thiolase family protein — protein MREAVIVEAVRTPIGKRNGSLAGVHPVDLAAMVLNELISRTGIDPVLVDDVQWGCVTQLGDQSSNVGRYAVLAAGWPESVPAVTVNRACGSSQQALDQAVFAVMAGQQDLVVAGGVESMSRVPLGASRQMGEPYGPAAKARYDGSDFNQIVGAERIAEQWGFTRWQLDEYSSLSHERAAAAIDAGAFEQQTFAVPTESGPFTVDEGLRRGTTPEKLAKLKPVAREDGLIHAGNSSQISDGAAALLVTTPERARELGLKPIVRYHSAAVAGSDPLLVLTGPIPATEKVLARAGLSIGDIGAFEVNEAFASVPLAWLAETGADPKLVNPLGGAIAVGHPLGGSGAILMTRLAHHMRDNGIRYGLQTMCEGGGTANAAIVELVAN, from the coding sequence GTGCGGGAAGCAGTGATCGTCGAGGCGGTGCGTACGCCGATTGGCAAGCGCAACGGTTCCCTGGCCGGCGTGCACCCGGTGGATCTTGCGGCGATGGTGCTCAACGAGCTGATCAGCCGGACCGGGATCGACCCCGTTCTCGTCGACGACGTCCAGTGGGGGTGTGTCACCCAGCTGGGTGACCAGTCCAGCAACGTCGGCCGGTACGCGGTGCTTGCGGCCGGGTGGCCCGAGTCCGTCCCCGCGGTGACGGTGAACCGGGCCTGTGGCTCCAGCCAGCAGGCGCTCGACCAGGCCGTGTTCGCCGTCATGGCCGGTCAGCAGGATCTGGTCGTGGCCGGCGGTGTCGAGTCGATGAGCCGCGTGCCGCTCGGTGCGTCCCGCCAGATGGGCGAGCCGTACGGGCCGGCGGCGAAGGCTCGGTACGACGGTTCGGACTTCAACCAGATCGTCGGCGCCGAGCGGATCGCCGAGCAGTGGGGCTTCACCCGCTGGCAGCTGGACGAGTACTCGTCGCTGAGCCACGAGCGGGCCGCCGCGGCGATCGATGCCGGCGCCTTCGAGCAGCAGACGTTCGCGGTTCCCACCGAGTCCGGGCCGTTCACCGTCGACGAGGGGCTGCGCCGCGGCACCACCCCGGAGAAGCTCGCCAAGCTCAAGCCGGTCGCGCGTGAGGACGGCCTGATCCACGCGGGCAACTCCTCGCAGATCTCCGACGGCGCGGCGGCCCTCCTGGTCACGACCCCCGAGCGGGCACGTGAGCTGGGCCTGAAGCCGATCGTGCGCTACCACAGCGCCGCGGTCGCCGGCTCCGACCCGCTGCTGGTGCTCACCGGCCCGATCCCGGCGACGGAGAAGGTGCTCGCCCGCGCGGGCCTGTCGATCGGCGACATCGGCGCGTTCGAGGTCAACGAGGCCTTCGCCTCGGTTCCGCTCGCCTGGCTCGCCGAGACCGGCGCCGACCCGAAGCTGGTCAACCCGCTGGGCGGGGCCATCGCGGTCGGGCACCCGCTCGGCGGCTCGGGCGCGATCCTGATGACGCGGCTCGCTCACCACATGCGGGACAACGGCATCCGCTACGGCCTGCAGACGATGTGCGAGGGTGGCGGCACCGCCAACGCCGCGATCGTGGAGCTCGTCGCGAACTGA
- a CDS encoding acyl-CoA dehydrogenase family protein: protein MELSSEEQAIVATVRDFVDREVRPVVRELEHANTYPERLIEQMKELGVFGLAVPEPYGFGKVSTPCYAMVTEELARGWMSLAGAMGGHSVVAKLISTFGTDEQKERYLPSMATGALRATMALTEPGGGSDLQAMRTVARADGDGYLINGSKTWITNARRSGLVALLCRTDPAATPTHRGMSILLVERVEGYTVSRDLPKLGYKGVESCELVFDDARVPATALLGGVEGHGFTQMMTGLEIGRIQVAARATGVARAAFDDALRYAQERESFGQPIWRHQSIGNYLADMGTKITAARQLLLYAARRHDSGERCDMEAGMAKLFASETAMEVALNAVRIHGGYGYSTEFDVERYFRDAPLMIVGEGTNEIQRNVIVGQLIRRGGLDT, encoded by the coding sequence ATGGAGCTGTCGTCCGAAGAGCAGGCGATCGTCGCCACCGTTCGTGACTTCGTCGACCGCGAGGTGCGGCCGGTGGTGCGGGAGCTGGAGCACGCCAACACCTACCCCGAGCGGCTCATCGAGCAGATGAAGGAGCTCGGGGTGTTCGGCTTGGCGGTTCCCGAGCCGTACGGCTTCGGCAAGGTCTCCACACCCTGCTACGCGATGGTCACCGAGGAGCTCGCCCGCGGCTGGATGAGCCTGGCAGGGGCGATGGGCGGGCACAGCGTCGTCGCCAAGTTGATCTCGACGTTCGGCACCGACGAGCAGAAGGAGCGCTACCTGCCGTCGATGGCGACCGGGGCGCTGCGGGCGACCATGGCGCTCACCGAGCCCGGCGGTGGCTCCGACCTGCAGGCGATGCGGACCGTCGCGCGGGCCGACGGCGACGGCTATCTGATCAACGGCTCGAAGACCTGGATCACCAACGCGCGCCGGTCCGGCCTCGTGGCACTGCTGTGCCGGACGGATCCGGCCGCGACCCCGACGCACCGCGGGATGAGCATCCTGCTGGTCGAGCGGGTGGAGGGCTACACGGTGTCGCGGGACCTCCCCAAACTGGGCTACAAGGGCGTCGAGAGCTGCGAGCTGGTCTTCGACGACGCACGGGTGCCGGCCACCGCCCTGTTGGGCGGTGTCGAAGGGCACGGGTTCACCCAGATGATGACCGGGCTGGAGATCGGGCGAATCCAGGTCGCCGCGCGGGCCACCGGCGTCGCGCGGGCCGCGTTCGACGACGCGCTGCGATACGCGCAGGAACGGGAGAGCTTCGGCCAGCCGATCTGGCGGCACCAGTCGATCGGCAACTACCTCGCCGACATGGGCACGAAGATCACCGCGGCCCGTCAGCTGCTCCTGTACGCGGCCCGCCGCCATGACAGCGGCGAACGCTGTGACATGGAGGCCGGCATGGCCAAGCTCTTCGCGTCCGAGACCGCGATGGAGGTGGCACTGAACGCGGTGCGCATCCACGGCGGCTACGGCTACTCGACCGAGTTCGACGTCGAGCGGTACTTCCGGGACGCGCCTTTGATGATCGTCGGCGAGGGAACGAACGAGATCCAGCGCAACGTCATCGTCGGCCAGCTCATCCGGCGGGGCGGCCTCGACACCTGA
- a CDS encoding AraC family transcriptional regulator, whose translation MEQVDEHVRVAPAPGLRPYVAWYSGYRQRGLPPAVHRGLPSPALTLIFTLDEPLVLLDPPGAGARRRSFDSLIAGLHTAPALITHQGAQSGVQLALRPLGARALLGLPAGELAALDLPADAVLGGAGRRMSDRLREARGWPGRFAVLDQELTGLVRADRPRAGRFGEVGRVGQIGREAPAELRHAWNLLRRGHGNVPIAVIAAEVGWSTRHLSDRFRVELGLTPKAAARVIRFDRARRLLVSRDRRWRLADLAAECGYFDQAHLARDFRALTGCSPSGWLAAEFRNVQADGYGFDESLDGPGRSSPGTGTGAGAGTGTG comes from the coding sequence GTGGAACAGGTCGATGAGCATGTCCGGGTCGCCCCGGCACCGGGCCTGCGTCCCTATGTGGCCTGGTACAGCGGCTACCGCCAGCGCGGGCTTCCCCCCGCGGTGCACCGCGGCCTGCCGTCGCCGGCCCTGACCCTGATCTTCACACTGGACGAGCCGCTGGTGCTGCTCGATCCGCCCGGTGCCGGCGCGCGGCGGCGCAGCTTCGACTCCCTGATCGCCGGGCTGCACACGGCGCCCGCGCTGATCACCCACCAGGGAGCCCAGTCCGGCGTCCAGCTCGCGCTGCGCCCCCTCGGCGCGCGGGCGCTGCTCGGGCTGCCCGCCGGCGAGCTGGCCGCGCTCGACCTTCCAGCTGATGCCGTTCTCGGCGGCGCCGGCCGCCGGATGTCGGATCGCCTGCGGGAGGCCCGCGGATGGCCCGGGCGGTTCGCCGTTCTCGACCAGGAGCTCACCGGCCTCGTGCGGGCCGACCGACCACGCGCCGGACGGTTCGGAGAGGTCGGACGGGTCGGGCAGATCGGGCGGGAGGCGCCTGCCGAGCTGCGCCACGCCTGGAACCTGCTTCGGCGGGGTCACGGCAATGTCCCGATCGCGGTGATCGCCGCCGAGGTCGGCTGGAGCACCCGGCATCTGAGCGACCGCTTCCGCGTCGAGCTCGGCCTCACCCCGAAGGCCGCCGCTCGGGTGATCAGGTTCGACCGGGCCAGGCGGCTGCTCGTCAGCCGGGACCGTCGCTGGCGGCTCGCGGATCTGGCCGCCGAGTGCGGCTATTTCGACCAGGCGCATCTCGCTCGTGACTTCCGTGCCCTCACCGGGTGCTCGCCGAGCGGATGGCTCGCCGCGGAGTTCCGAAACGTCCAAGCCGACGGCTACGGGTTCGACGAATCCTTGGACGGGCCCGGTCGGTCCAGTCCTGGGACCGGAACCGGGGCCGGGGCCGGGACCGGGACCGGCTGA
- a CDS encoding VOC family protein: MSDTRDTAPSPQVWPCLRARDARALIDFLAAAFGFEEVVCYGPDGADGRVDHAELAWPEGGGIMLGSIRDDADTFALPPGAFGAYVVTSDPDALCERARAAGAQITAEPHDTDYGSRDFAARDPEGNLWSFGTYRGAARKA, translated from the coding sequence ATGAGCGACACCCGCGACACCGCGCCGTCTCCCCAGGTCTGGCCCTGCCTGCGCGCCCGAGACGCCCGGGCACTGATCGACTTTCTAGCCGCGGCCTTCGGTTTCGAGGAGGTCGTCTGCTACGGCCCCGACGGTGCCGACGGCCGCGTCGACCACGCCGAGCTCGCCTGGCCGGAGGGTGGCGGGATCATGCTCGGCTCGATCCGCGACGACGCCGACACGTTCGCCCTGCCGCCGGGAGCGTTCGGCGCCTATGTGGTCACCTCGGATCCGGACGCCCTGTGTGAACGGGCCCGGGCCGCGGGTGCGCAGATCACCGCCGAGCCGCACGACACGGACTACGGGTCGCGCGACTTCGCCGCCCGCGATCCCGAAGGCAACCTGTGGTCCTTCGGGACCTACCGCGGCGCCGCCCGCAAGGCCTGA
- a CDS encoding carboxylesterase/lipase family protein: MTGGSNASCAPDQVRRRSRPVRTGWPPLPPLPRRPHLPRSLLLLVLFAFVALLCPACGDGSQEHTVPGTERGGAGSSSAPVVVTTTGGRVRGVHGGDVVSFFGLPYAAAPVGDLRWRAPAAPQTWQGTRDGSVRGHPCPQSGELAVGGAAEDCLFVNVTTTPGAVARAQQAAQRTSGPSGTPEAGAGRPVLVWIHGGGFTTGTANQLDTSALAAAGPAVIVSVNYRLGALGQLALPALNTESGGDAGSYAVADLIAALRWVRDNAAAFGGDPGNVTIFGESAGSVNACTLLAAPSARGLFQHALLQSGPCLWPLPTMATAERTGAEFAAQMGCTDAATVLSCLRAVPVDRLMAAGGQADVLTDPRWAPVTGSRTLPHPPEQALAAGSAARVPVLLGTVRDEGRAFTVSYDPGQKLTAERYAEIIRQQLPDRADAVLAAYPAGAVSARERLAQVMTDRSFACPTARTADLLVGSGSRAFLYEFDVPGLAPLLSDNGTGATHSGEMTYLFPDRASSSTSTMTTAAERELSAAMLTYWTRFAATGDPNVASRAGSSGGQGEGALRTLPTWPAWPVPRTATTPDRLVLEPGTIEARPGYEAEHHCDFWK, from the coding sequence ATGACGGGGGGATCGAACGCGTCGTGCGCGCCGGACCAGGTGCGCCGGCGGTCGCGGCCGGTCCGCACCGGCTGGCCGCCCCTGCCGCCCCTGCCACGCCGGCCGCACCTGCCGCGCTCGCTACTGCTCCTGGTGCTGTTCGCGTTCGTCGCGCTGCTCTGCCCAGCCTGCGGTGACGGTTCCCAGGAGCACACCGTGCCGGGAACGGAACGCGGCGGTGCGGGTTCGAGCTCCGCGCCGGTCGTCGTCACGACCACGGGCGGCCGGGTGCGCGGAGTCCACGGCGGCGACGTCGTCTCCTTCTTCGGCCTGCCCTACGCGGCCGCGCCGGTGGGAGACCTGCGGTGGCGCGCGCCCGCCGCGCCGCAGACCTGGCAGGGCACCCGGGACGGGTCGGTGCGCGGCCATCCCTGCCCGCAGTCCGGCGAGCTGGCCGTCGGCGGTGCCGCCGAGGACTGCCTGTTCGTGAACGTGACCACCACGCCCGGCGCCGTTGCGCGGGCACAGCAGGCAGCGCAGCGGACCTCGGGCCCGAGCGGGACCCCCGAGGCCGGTGCGGGCCGCCCGGTACTCGTGTGGATCCATGGCGGTGGCTTCACGACCGGCACCGCGAACCAACTGGACACCTCGGCGCTCGCGGCGGCCGGCCCCGCGGTGATCGTCAGCGTGAACTACCGTCTCGGCGCGCTCGGGCAGCTCGCGCTGCCGGCGTTGAACACCGAGTCCGGCGGTGACGCGGGCTCCTACGCCGTGGCGGACCTCATCGCCGCGCTGCGCTGGGTCCGGGACAACGCCGCCGCCTTCGGCGGTGACCCGGGCAATGTGACGATCTTCGGAGAGTCGGCGGGTTCGGTGAACGCCTGCACGCTGCTGGCCGCACCGTCCGCACGCGGCCTGTTCCAACACGCTCTGCTGCAGAGCGGACCCTGTCTGTGGCCGCTGCCGACCATGGCCACCGCGGAGCGGACCGGCGCGGAGTTCGCCGCGCAGATGGGCTGTACCGACGCCGCCACCGTCCTGAGCTGCCTGCGGGCCGTCCCCGTCGACCGGCTGATGGCCGCCGGTGGGCAGGCCGACGTCCTGACCGACCCGAGATGGGCACCCGTTACCGGAAGCCGCACACTCCCCCACCCGCCCGAGCAGGCACTCGCGGCCGGCTCGGCGGCCCGGGTACCGGTCCTGCTCGGGACGGTGCGGGACGAGGGGCGTGCCTTCACGGTCAGCTACGACCCGGGCCAGAAGCTCACCGCCGAGCGGTACGCCGAGATCATCCGCCAGCAGCTGCCGGACCGGGCGGACGCCGTGCTCGCGGCCTACCCGGCCGGCGCCGTTTCGGCCCGGGAGCGCCTGGCCCAGGTGATGACCGACCGGTCGTTCGCCTGCCCGACCGCCCGCACGGCGGATCTGCTGGTCGGGTCGGGCTCCCGGGCGTTCCTGTACGAGTTCGACGTCCCCGGCCTCGCCCCGCTCCTGAGTGACAACGGCACCGGCGCCACTCATTCCGGCGAGATGACCTATCTGTTCCCAGACCGTGCGTCATCGTCGACGTCGACGATGACGACGGCGGCTGAGCGCGAGCTGTCCGCGGCGATGCTCACCTACTGGACGCGCTTCGCCGCCACCGGTGATCCGAACGTGGCCTCCCGGGCCGGTTCGTCCGGAGGCCAGGGGGAGGGCGCCCTCCGGACGCTGCCGACCTGGCCCGCCTGGCCGGTGCCGCGAACCGCGACGACCCCGGACCGGCTGGTGCTGGAACCAGGCACGATCGAGGCCCGCCCCGGCTACGAGGCCGAGCACCACTGCGACTTCTGGAAATAG
- the bldC gene encoding developmental transcriptional regulator BldC — MTTRTPDAEPLLTPAEVATMFRVDPKTVTRWAKAGKLTSIRTLGGHRRYREAEVRALLKGVPSIGSDI; from the coding sequence ATGACGACGAGAACGCCGGATGCCGAGCCGCTGCTGACACCCGCCGAGGTAGCCACGATGTTTCGGGTGGACCCGAAGACCGTGACCAGGTGGGCGAAGGCCGGAAAGCTGACCTCGATCCGGACTCTGGGCGGTCACCGCCGGTACCGCGAGGCGGAGGTGCGCGCCCTGCTGAAGGGAGTTCCGAGCATCGGAAGTGACATCTGA